A section of the Ovis canadensis isolate MfBH-ARS-UI-01 breed Bighorn chromosome 1, ARS-UI_OviCan_v2, whole genome shotgun sequence genome encodes:
- the LRIF1 gene encoding ligand-dependent nuclear receptor-interacting factor 1 isoform X2: MYQVVQTIGSDGKNLLQLLPIPNSSGNLMPLVQSSVMSDALKGNTGSPVQVTFQTQISSSSTSASVQLPIFQPASSSNYFLTRTVDTAEKVRVTSVGTENFTSSVSKVQSHGVKIDGLTMQTFAVSPSSTQNDSSYILVNTQSLPMTVKSPVLPSGHHLQIPAHAEVKSVPASSLPPSVQQKILATATTSTSGTVEPSQIPTVIYVSPVNTVKNVVTKNFQNIYPKPVTEIAKPMILNTTQIPMNVAKETQLKGGQHSQAAPVKWIFQENLQPCTPSIVPVKSSNNVASKILKTFVDRKNLGDNAVNMPPLSTISPSGTQSKSMPIKDNALVMFNGKVYLLAKKGTDVLPSVIDKQNSVSSDIPPRKDASQIVSSSPVTEISREVVNIVLAKNKSSQMETKSVSNTQLASMANLRAEKNKKVEKPSLSAPNPHSMNQSVNYLKQSKTLFSQPVLPDGFSTGQNAPRKGNIIQSIEKISSSVDATTVTSQQCVFRDQEPKIQNEMASTLEKVTQERNGKNSSQRRSNKASYLKSDAELKKIFGITKDLRVCLTRIAQQLGSGEGFDSFSPLVKSETYKEAEFIVKEEGRKQQGIDKKRKAKTTKKMDHPKKRRTNSVNNTTINGGTNVTSSQLISSILPTSDVSDHNILTNCNKTREEKRTEVEHCTHGNQAKGTLSSSTAFEQSHSFNESYTEDIFPMTPPELEETIRDEKIRRLKQVLREKEAALEEMRKKMHQK, encoded by the exons ATGTACCAAGTAGTTCAGACGATTGGCTCGGATGGAAAAAACCTTCTGCAATTACTTCCAATTCCTAATTCCTCTGGAAATCTTATGCCACTAGTTCaatcttcagtcatgtctgatgctttgaaaGGGAATACAGGAAGTCCAGTTCAAGTTACTTTTCAGACTCAGATTTCCAGCTCTTCCACAAGTGCATCAGTTCAATTGCCCATTTTTCAGCCAGCCAGTTCTTCAAACTATTTTCTTACAAGAACAGTAGATACAGCAGAAAAAGTTAGAGTTACTTCTGTGGGAACTGAAAATTTTACTTCATCAGTTTCTAAAGTTCAGAGTCATGGTGTGAAAATTGATGGACTCACCATGCAAACATTTGCTGTTTCTCCCTCTTCAACACAAAATGATTCATCTTACATTTTAGTAAATACCCAGAGTCTCCCAATGACTGTGAAGTCTCCGGTTTTGCCTTCTGGGCATCATTTACAGATTCCAGCCCATGCTGAAGTGAAATCTGTACCAGCGTCATCATTGCCTCCTTCAGTTCAGCAAAAGATACTTGCAACTGCCACCACAAGTACCTCAGGAACAGTTGAGCCCTCCCAAATACCTACTGTTATTTATGTATCTCCTGTAAATACAGTGAAAAATGTAGTTACCAAGAACTTTCAAAACATTTACCCAAAACCTGTTACAGAAATAGCAAAGCCAATGATACTAAACACCACACAGATTCCAATGAATGTTGCTAAAGAGACACAGTTAAAAGGTGGTCAGCATTCTCAAGCTGCTCCAGTGAAATGGATTTTTCAAGAAAATCTACAGCCTTGCACTCCATCTATTGTTCCTGTTAAATCTTCAAATAATGTGgcttcaaagattttaaaaacttttgtagATAGAAAAAATTTGGGAGATAATGCTGTAAATATGCCACCATTGAGTACCATCAGTCCTAGTGGGACACAATCCAAAAGTATGCCTATTAAAGATAATGCTCTGGTTATGTTTAATGGGAAAGTCTATCTCTTGGCTAAAAAGGGGACAGATGTTTTGCCATCAGTAATTGACAAACAGAATTCAGTTTCTTCTGATATTCCACCAAGAAAAGATGCATCACAGATAGTGAGTTCAAGTCCAGTCACAGAAATATCCAGAGAGGTTGTAAATATTGTTTTGGCTAAAAATAAATCTTCCCAGATGGAGACAAAATCAGTTTCAAATACTCAGCTTGCTTCCATGGCCAATTTAAGGGCAGAGAAGAATAAGAAAGTGGAGAAACCATCTCTTTCTGCCCCAAACCCACATAGTATGAACCAATCTGTTAACTACTTAAAGCAGAGTAAGACTTTATTCTCACAGCCAGTCTTACCAGATGGATTTAGTACAGGACAAAATGCCCCCAGGAAAGGAAATATCATCCAGAGCATAGAGAAAATAAGTTCCTCTGTTGATGCAACAACTGTTACTTCACAACAGTGTGTTTTCAGAGACCAAGAACCAAAG ATCCAGAATGAGATGGCATCAACATTAGAAAAAGTTActcaagaaagaaatggaaagaacagtTCTCAACGAAGAAGCAATAAGGCATCATATCTGAAGAGTGATGCTGAACTTAAAAAGATATTTGGTATCACTAAAGATTTGAGAGTGTGCCTTACTCGGATTGCTCAGCAGTTGGGCTCTGGAGAAGGTTTTGATTCCTTTAGCCCTTTGGTGAAGAGTGAAACTTACAAAGAGGCAGAGTTTATagtgaaggaggaagggagaaaacag CAGGGTATtgataagaaaagaaaagcaaaaaccacTAAGAAGATGGATCACCCAAAGAAGAGAAGAACTAATAGTGTTAATAACACAACTATAAATGGAGGAACTAATGTCACCAGTTCCCAGCTCATTAGCAGTATTTTACCAACttcagatgtgtcagaccataaCATCCTCACAAACTGCAACAaaaccagagaagaaaagagaactgaGGTAGAGCACTGTACTCATGGAAACCAAGCAAAAGGCACATTGAGCTCAAGTACAGCTTTTGAACAAAGCCATTCCTTTAATGAAAGTTATACTGAAGATATTTTCCCAATGACACCACCAGAGTTAGAAGAAACCATTAGAGATGAAAAGATAAGAAGACTTAAGCAAGTgctgagagagaaagaagctgCTCTTGAAGAAATGCGTAAGAAGATGCATCAAAAATAG
- the LRIF1 gene encoding ligand-dependent nuclear receptor-interacting factor 1 isoform X3, whose amino-acid sequence MASTLEKVTQERNGKNSSQRRSNKASYLKSDAELKKIFGITKDLRVCLTRIAQQLGSGEGFDSFSPLVKSETYKEAEFIVKEEGRKQQGIDKKRKAKTTKKMDHPKKRRTNSVNNTTINGGTNVTSSQLISSILPTSDVSDHNILTNCNKTREEKRTEVEHCTHGNQAKGTLSSSTAFEQSHSFNESYTEDIFPMTPPELEETIRDEKIRRLKQVLREKEAALEEMRKKMHQK is encoded by the exons ATGGCATCAACATTAGAAAAAGTTActcaagaaagaaatggaaagaacagtTCTCAACGAAGAAGCAATAAGGCATCATATCTGAAGAGTGATGCTGAACTTAAAAAGATATTTGGTATCACTAAAGATTTGAGAGTGTGCCTTACTCGGATTGCTCAGCAGTTGGGCTCTGGAGAAGGTTTTGATTCCTTTAGCCCTTTGGTGAAGAGTGAAACTTACAAAGAGGCAGAGTTTATagtgaaggaggaagggagaaaacag CAGGGTATtgataagaaaagaaaagcaaaaaccacTAAGAAGATGGATCACCCAAAGAAGAGAAGAACTAATAGTGTTAATAACACAACTATAAATGGAGGAACTAATGTCACCAGTTCCCAGCTCATTAGCAGTATTTTACCAACttcagatgtgtcagaccataaCATCCTCACAAACTGCAACAaaaccagagaagaaaagagaactgaGGTAGAGCACTGTACTCATGGAAACCAAGCAAAAGGCACATTGAGCTCAAGTACAGCTTTTGAACAAAGCCATTCCTTTAATGAAAGTTATACTGAAGATATTTTCCCAATGACACCACCAGAGTTAGAAGAAACCATTAGAGATGAAAAGATAAGAAGACTTAAGCAAGTgctgagagagaaagaagctgCTCTTGAAGAAATGCGTAAGAAGATGCATCAAAAATAG
- the LRIF1 gene encoding ligand-dependent nuclear receptor-interacting factor 1 isoform X1 encodes MSNNPQKVFLKPTEEKSGNASHCVSGCMYQVVQTIGSDGKNLLQLLPIPNSSGNLMPLVQSSVMSDALKGNTGSPVQVTFQTQISSSSTSASVQLPIFQPASSSNYFLTRTVDTAEKVRVTSVGTENFTSSVSKVQSHGVKIDGLTMQTFAVSPSSTQNDSSYILVNTQSLPMTVKSPVLPSGHHLQIPAHAEVKSVPASSLPPSVQQKILATATTSTSGTVEPSQIPTVIYVSPVNTVKNVVTKNFQNIYPKPVTEIAKPMILNTTQIPMNVAKETQLKGGQHSQAAPVKWIFQENLQPCTPSIVPVKSSNNVASKILKTFVDRKNLGDNAVNMPPLSTISPSGTQSKSMPIKDNALVMFNGKVYLLAKKGTDVLPSVIDKQNSVSSDIPPRKDASQIVSSSPVTEISREVVNIVLAKNKSSQMETKSVSNTQLASMANLRAEKNKKVEKPSLSAPNPHSMNQSVNYLKQSKTLFSQPVLPDGFSTGQNAPRKGNIIQSIEKISSSVDATTVTSQQCVFRDQEPKIQNEMASTLEKVTQERNGKNSSQRRSNKASYLKSDAELKKIFGITKDLRVCLTRIAQQLGSGEGFDSFSPLVKSETYKEAEFIVKEEGRKQQGIDKKRKAKTTKKMDHPKKRRTNSVNNTTINGGTNVTSSQLISSILPTSDVSDHNILTNCNKTREEKRTEVEHCTHGNQAKGTLSSSTAFEQSHSFNESYTEDIFPMTPPELEETIRDEKIRRLKQVLREKEAALEEMRKKMHQK; translated from the exons tgtttcaGGCTGCATGTACCAAGTAGTTCAGACGATTGGCTCGGATGGAAAAAACCTTCTGCAATTACTTCCAATTCCTAATTCCTCTGGAAATCTTATGCCACTAGTTCaatcttcagtcatgtctgatgctttgaaaGGGAATACAGGAAGTCCAGTTCAAGTTACTTTTCAGACTCAGATTTCCAGCTCTTCCACAAGTGCATCAGTTCAATTGCCCATTTTTCAGCCAGCCAGTTCTTCAAACTATTTTCTTACAAGAACAGTAGATACAGCAGAAAAAGTTAGAGTTACTTCTGTGGGAACTGAAAATTTTACTTCATCAGTTTCTAAAGTTCAGAGTCATGGTGTGAAAATTGATGGACTCACCATGCAAACATTTGCTGTTTCTCCCTCTTCAACACAAAATGATTCATCTTACATTTTAGTAAATACCCAGAGTCTCCCAATGACTGTGAAGTCTCCGGTTTTGCCTTCTGGGCATCATTTACAGATTCCAGCCCATGCTGAAGTGAAATCTGTACCAGCGTCATCATTGCCTCCTTCAGTTCAGCAAAAGATACTTGCAACTGCCACCACAAGTACCTCAGGAACAGTTGAGCCCTCCCAAATACCTACTGTTATTTATGTATCTCCTGTAAATACAGTGAAAAATGTAGTTACCAAGAACTTTCAAAACATTTACCCAAAACCTGTTACAGAAATAGCAAAGCCAATGATACTAAACACCACACAGATTCCAATGAATGTTGCTAAAGAGACACAGTTAAAAGGTGGTCAGCATTCTCAAGCTGCTCCAGTGAAATGGATTTTTCAAGAAAATCTACAGCCTTGCACTCCATCTATTGTTCCTGTTAAATCTTCAAATAATGTGgcttcaaagattttaaaaacttttgtagATAGAAAAAATTTGGGAGATAATGCTGTAAATATGCCACCATTGAGTACCATCAGTCCTAGTGGGACACAATCCAAAAGTATGCCTATTAAAGATAATGCTCTGGTTATGTTTAATGGGAAAGTCTATCTCTTGGCTAAAAAGGGGACAGATGTTTTGCCATCAGTAATTGACAAACAGAATTCAGTTTCTTCTGATATTCCACCAAGAAAAGATGCATCACAGATAGTGAGTTCAAGTCCAGTCACAGAAATATCCAGAGAGGTTGTAAATATTGTTTTGGCTAAAAATAAATCTTCCCAGATGGAGACAAAATCAGTTTCAAATACTCAGCTTGCTTCCATGGCCAATTTAAGGGCAGAGAAGAATAAGAAAGTGGAGAAACCATCTCTTTCTGCCCCAAACCCACATAGTATGAACCAATCTGTTAACTACTTAAAGCAGAGTAAGACTTTATTCTCACAGCCAGTCTTACCAGATGGATTTAGTACAGGACAAAATGCCCCCAGGAAAGGAAATATCATCCAGAGCATAGAGAAAATAAGTTCCTCTGTTGATGCAACAACTGTTACTTCACAACAGTGTGTTTTCAGAGACCAAGAACCAAAG ATCCAGAATGAGATGGCATCAACATTAGAAAAAGTTActcaagaaagaaatggaaagaacagtTCTCAACGAAGAAGCAATAAGGCATCATATCTGAAGAGTGATGCTGAACTTAAAAAGATATTTGGTATCACTAAAGATTTGAGAGTGTGCCTTACTCGGATTGCTCAGCAGTTGGGCTCTGGAGAAGGTTTTGATTCCTTTAGCCCTTTGGTGAAGAGTGAAACTTACAAAGAGGCAGAGTTTATagtgaaggaggaagggagaaaacag CAGGGTATtgataagaaaagaaaagcaaaaaccacTAAGAAGATGGATCACCCAAAGAAGAGAAGAACTAATAGTGTTAATAACACAACTATAAATGGAGGAACTAATGTCACCAGTTCCCAGCTCATTAGCAGTATTTTACCAACttcagatgtgtcagaccataaCATCCTCACAAACTGCAACAaaaccagagaagaaaagagaactgaGGTAGAGCACTGTACTCATGGAAACCAAGCAAAAGGCACATTGAGCTCAAGTACAGCTTTTGAACAAAGCCATTCCTTTAATGAAAGTTATACTGAAGATATTTTCCCAATGACACCACCAGAGTTAGAAGAAACCATTAGAGATGAAAAGATAAGAAGACTTAAGCAAGTgctgagagagaaagaagctgCTCTTGAAGAAATGCGTAAGAAGATGCATCAAAAATAG